In the Apteryx mantelli isolate bAptMan1 chromosome 1, bAptMan1.hap1, whole genome shotgun sequence genome, one interval contains:
- the RAB20 gene encoding ras-related protein Rab-20, producing MKKPDGKVVLLGDMSVGKTSLLHRYMERRFQDTVSTVGGAFYLKQWGPYNISIWDTAGREQFHGLGSMYCRGAAAVILTYDVNSLQSLTELEDRFLALTDTASADCIFAIVGNKVDLTDDCALSPETEDENRPEKSLASCGSIKVRKQVRAEDAIALYKKILKYKMLDEKDVPAAEKMCFETSAKTGYKVDYLFETVFEMVVPIIVRQKAEGSPQTVDITDYKPAKRTKSGCCA from the exons atGAAGAAGCCGGACGGGAAGGTGGTGCTGCTGGGGGACATGAGCGTGGGCAAGACCTCCTTGCTGCACCGCTACATGGAGAGGCGCTTCCAGGACACGGTCAGCACCGTCGGCGGCGCCTTCTACCTCAAGCAGTGGGGGCCCTACAACATCTCCATCTGGGACACGGCAG GACGGGAGCAGTTTCATGGCCTTGGCTCTATGTACTGCCGAGGAGCAGCTGCTGTGATCCTCACGTACGATGTAAACAGCCTCCAGAGCCTGACGGAGCTGGAAGACAGATTCTTGGCACTGACGGACACTGCAAGCGCTGACTGCATTTTTGCTATTGTTGGAAATAAAGTTGACCTCACCGATGATTGTGCTTTATCACCCGAAACAGAGGATGAAAATAGACCTGAAAAGTCCCTTGCCAGCTGTGGCTCTATCAAGGTGCGAAAACAAGTCCGTGCGGAGGATGCGATTGCGCTCTATaaaaagatactgaaatataAAATGCTGGATGAGAAGGATGTTCCAGCAGCTGAGAAAATGTGCTTTGAGACCAGTGCCAAAACAGGGTATAAGGTGGACTACCTCTTTGAAACTGTCTTTGAGATGGTAGTACCAATAATTGTACGGCAGAAGGCTGAGGGATCACCGCAAACTGTAGACATTACTGATTACAAACCAGCAAAAAGGACAAAATCTGGTTGCTGTGCCTGA